The following nucleotide sequence is from Candidatus Delongbacteria bacterium.
CCAGCCGGCGCGTGGTGCTGCTGCTCAACAAGCCCAAGGGCGTGCTCTGCACCGTCACGGACACCCACGGCCGCCGCACGGTGATGGATCTGGTGGAGCTGGACCTGCGCGTGGTGCCCGTGGGCCGGCTGGACGCCGACTCCACCGGCGCCCTGCTGCTGACCAACGACGGAGAGCTGATGAACAGCCTGCTCCATCCGTCCAGCCACGTGCCCAAGGAATACATCGTGCTCACTGACCGCGAGTTGACCCCCGAGGAAATCGTCAAGCTGGCCGGCGGCATCCGGATGGACGGCAGCCGCACCAAACCCTGCGAGATCGAGCGCATCGGCCGGACGGGCAGCCGCCCGCGCTACCGGATGGTGCTGACCGAGGGCCGCAACCGGCAGATCCGGCGCATGCTGGACAGCATCGGCGCCCACGTGGAGCGCCTGCACCGGCGCAGCCTGGCCGGCCTGAGCGTCGAGGATCTGGAACCCGGCCAGTGGCGCGTGCTGCTGGGCAAGGAAGTGGACCGGCTGCGCAAGGCCGTGCGGCTGGCCGCCGAAGCCAACGCGGGGGACGCCCCCCGGCCGGCGGCCAAACCCGCCCCCACCCGGACGCGCAAACCCGGCGCAGGCCCGCGCCGTGCCTGAGCGCTACCAGATCGCCATCGACGGACCGGCGGCCTCGGGCAAGAGCACCACGGCCCGGCGGGTGGCCGGCGAGCTGGGAATCCAATACCTGGACACGGGCGCCATGTACCGGGCCCTAACCCTGGACGTGCTGCGGCGCGGCCGCTCGCCCAAGGACGAGGCCGGCGTGCTGGCTTGTCTGGCACAACTGGAGCTGGACTGGCGGGCCGGCACGGTTTGGCTGGCCGGCCAGGACGTGGGCGAGGCGATCCGCGACAACCAGGTCAGCGTGAGCATGGGCCCGGTCTGCGCCCTGCCCGAGGTGCGGGCCTGGATGGTGGACCTGCAGCGCCGGCTGGGCAGCCGCGAGAGCACGGTGCTGGACGGGCGCGACATCGGCACGGTGGTCTTTCCCGCCGCGCGCTTCAAGTTCTTCCTGGTGGCCGATCTGACGGAACGGGCCCGCCGGCGTCAGCGCGAGCTGGCCGGGCGCGGGCTGACGGTTCCGCTGGAGGAGCTGACGGCCGAGCTGGAGCGCCGGGACGCCAGCGACGCCGCGCGGAGCACGGGCCCGCTGCGCCGGGCCCCGGACGCCGAGTTGCTGGACACCACGCTCCTCAGCCTGGAGGAGCAGACCGGGCGGATCTTGGAACGCGTGCGGCGGGAGTTGGGGAGGAGCTAGTGCGCGCGTCGTATCGCTTCGTGGCCTGGGTGCTGCGCCAGGTCTTCCGGCTGGGCTACCGCCTGGAGGTGAGCGGCCTGGAACGGATCCCGCGCCAGGGCAGCCTGATCCTGGCCTCCAACCACCAATCCAATCTGGACCCGCCGCTGATCGGCTGCTTCTTTCCGCGCGAGATCAGTTTCGTGGCCAAGAAGCAGCTCTTCGAGAATCCCTGGCTGGCCCGGCTGATGCGCCACTTCAACGCGCTGCCGCTGGACCGCAGCGGCGTGGACCTGCGGGCCCTGCGGGAGATCCGCGCCCGGCTGGGGCAGGGGCACGACCTGCTGGTCTTTCCCGAGGGCACGCGCAGCCGCGACGGCCGGCTGGGCCAACCGCGGGCCGGCCTGGGGCTGATCATCTCCGCGGCGGAGGTGGACGTGCTGCCCGTCTTGATCCTGGGCAGCCGCAGCTCGCCCGGCCTGCCCGGCTTCCGACCGGTGATCCGGCTGGAGTTCGGCGCCCCCATCCCGCGTGCCGCGCTGCCCCTGGCCGGGGACCCCGGCGAGCTCGAAGGCCGCGGCCGCTCCTCGCGCGCCGAGGCGTTGACCCGCGTGGTCTTTCAGCGCATCGAGGCCATGTACGCCAGCGCCAACCCGCCCGACAAGCCGAATCCCTGAGCCGCGGATTGCGGCTTGGCAGGGCGCGTGTTATCCTCTTCACAGGCAAACCCAGGAGTCTCCCGTGGCCCTTCCCTTGACGCGTGAATCCGTGCTGGAGCAGATCGCCGGTTTGGGCTACCAGCCGGACCGCCTGGCCATCCGCGAACTCAAGCGGCTGGTGGAGCTGCTGGAACCCCTCGCCGGCGAACCCTTCATCCGGATGGAGTTCGGGGTGCCCAACCTGCCCGTGCCCCAGGTGGCCGTGGAAGCGGAGGTCCAGGCCATCCGCGAGCGGGACGCCCAGCGCATCTACCCGCCCTTCGACGGAATTCCCGAACTGAAAGCCGAGTGCCGGCGCTTCGTCAAGAATTTCATGGGTCTGGACGTGCCCCTGGAGGTCTGCATGCCCACCTGCGGGGCCATGCAGGGCGGCTTCGTCAGCCAGTATCTGGGCGTGCGCATGCACGAAGGCCGCGACACCGTGCTCTTCCTCAATCCCGGCTTTCCCGTCAACAAGATGCAGGCCCGCTTCTTCGGGTTGAAGAGCGACTCCATCGACTTCTACGACCACCGGGGCGACGTGTTGGTCAAAGCCGTGGACGAGCGCCTGGCCCGGGGCGACGTGGGCGCCGTGATCTGGTCCAGCCCCAACAACCCGGCCTGGATCAGCCTGACCCAGGACGAGCTGGACGGACTGGCCGAGTGCGGCAACCGCCACGACGTGCTGATGATCGAGGATCAGGCCTACTTCGGGATGGACCTGCGCACGGACGTGTTCCAGCCCGGCGTGCCGCCCTACCAGCCCAGCGTGGCCCGGCGCGGCAAGACCTGGGTCCTGCTGCTCTCCGGCTCCAAGCTTTTCAGCTTCGCCGGCGCCCGGGTGGGCCTGATGGTGCTCAGCCCGGAGCTGGCCACGCGCAGCTTCCCCAATCTGCTGCCCTATTTCGGCACGGAGCGCTTCCTGCACGCCTTCATCCATGGGGGCATCTACTGCAGCACGGCCGGGGTCAGCCACAGCGGGCAATACGCCCTGGCCGCCCTGCTGAAGATGGCCAACGACGGCGACCGCGGCTTCCTGGAGAACATCCGCGAATACTGCGCGCGCGCCGCCTGGCTCAAGGCCTGCTTCCTGCGCCACGGCTTCCAGCTGGTCTACGACAACGACCTGGGCCAGCCCATCGCCGACGGCTTCTATTTCACGGTCTCGCGCCCGGGGCTGACGGGGCCCGAACTGCAACTGGAGCTGCTGCGCCACGGGGTCAGCCTGATCACCCTCGGAATCACGGGCAGCTGCCGGACGGAGGGCCTGCGGGCCTGCGTCAGCTTCACCGACGCCAGCCGCTTCCCGGACATGGAGCGCCGGCTGGCGGCCCTGGCCGCCGAGCAGGAGGCCCGCTGAGTCCCGGGCCCCGCGCCCGCTTCGCCCCTTCGCCCCGAAATAGCTTTGGGTTGAGCCACTCCGACCCAGCCCAACGCGGCGAAATCGCCTGCCGGGCACTCCGGCGGCTGGACGATCCAAGGGACTTTCTTTCTCGCTTCGCTTTTCCCGCCCGCGTTCCAATCGTATACTGTGCGCTTGCCATTTCCGGCATGTCCGGCCGGAGGCGCGACCCAGGGGCGTAAGCAGTCAACCACAAGGAACCCAACATGTCCGACGATTCCCGCAAGATCCCCGACGGTTTTGGCGACGAGGCCATTTTCAGCGACGAGTTCAGCTATTCCACGGAAGAGCGCGACGAGCTGGAGAAGCTCTACGACAAGACCTTCTCGAACAACGAAGAGAACTCCATCACCCGCGGCACGGTGGTCAACATCACCGAGCGCGACGTGGCCGTGGACATCGGCTTCAAGTCCGAAGGCTGGATTCCCATCGACGAGTTCGAGGATCCCTCCAGCGTCAAGATCGGCGACCCGGTGGATGTCTTCATCGAGAAGTTCGAAGGCGTGAACGGCGCCCTGCAGCTCTCCAAGAAGCGCGCCGACGTGGAGCGCACCTGGATCAGCCTGAAGGAGCTGGAGACCGAAGGCGCGGTGATCGAGGGCAAGGTGGTGCGGCGCATCAAGGGCGGCCTGGTGGTGGACCTGATGGGCATCGACGCCTTCCTGCCCGGCAGCCAGATCGACATCCATCCGGTGCGCGATTTCGACAGCCTGATCGGCAAGAAGATGGACTTCCGCATCGTCAAGATTAACGACGTGCGCAAGAACATCGTGGTCAGCCGCAAGGTCCTCATCGAAGAGGATATGCGCGAGATCCGCGACAAGGTCCTGACCGAGCTGGAAGTCGGCCAGATCCGCGAGGGCGTGGTCAAGAACATCACCAACTTCGGCGTCTTCGTGGACCTGGGCGGCGTGGACGGACTGCTGCACATCACGGACCTGAGCTGGGGCCGCGTGAACCATCCCTCCGACGTGGTCAAGCTGGACCAGAAGATCACGGTCAAGGTCCTCAACTTCGACCGCGAGCGGAACCGCATCAGCATCGGCCTGAAGCAGCTGCTCGAGCACCCCTGGAACGACGTGGAAGCCCGCTTCCCCATCAGCACGCGCGTGGCCGGCAAGGTGGTCAGCCTGACCCGCTACGGCGCCTTCGTGGAGTTGGCCGCCGGCGTGGAAGGCCTGATCCACATCAGCGAGATGAGCTGGACCCAGCACGTCAAGCACCCGTCCCAGATCCTCTCCGTGGGCCAGGACGTGGAAGTCATGGTGCTAGAGGTCCGCAAGGACGAGCGCAAGATCAGCCTGGGCTTGAAGCAGACCGAGGCCAACCCCTGGGAAGCCCTGGCCGAGAAGTACGTGGTGGGATCCGTGCACGAAGGTCTCGTGCGCGACCTGGTGCCCTTCGGCGTCTTCGTGGAGCTGGAGCCGGGCATCGAGGGCCTGGTGCACATCAGCGACCTCAGCTGGACGCGCAAGCTGCGCCACCCGGGCGAGATGGTCAAGAAGGACGAGAAGCTGCAGGTGCAGGTGCTCTCCTTCGATCGCGACGAGCGGCGCATCGCCTTGGGCGTCAAGCAGCTGGAGGAGAACCCCTGGGAGTCCTTCGAGCAGCAGTTCGACGTGGGCAGCGAAGTGGAGTGCGAGGTGGCCAAGGTCATCGACAAGGGCGTGGTGGTCACGCTGCCCCACGGCCTGGAAGGTTTCGTGCCCAACAGCAAGCTGCGCCCCATGGAAGTGGACGGCACCAAGGTGGCTCTGAAGGAAGGCGACATGGCCACCTTCAAGGTCATCGAGTACGACCGCGACAACAAGAAGGTCATCCTGGCCACGCCGCGCGTGCAGAGCGAGGAGGCCAAGTCGGTGGCCGAGTACACCAAGAAGCCGGTCCGGGGCGGCGGCGGCGGCGCCATCGCCGACGCGTTCCGCGAAGCCGGCTTCGGCAGCGATCCGGAGTAGTTCCGGTCCTTCGTCCCTGACAGGGCGGCTCGGGAATGCCCGGGCCGCCCTTTTTTCTTGGCCCGCGCCTCGGGAAACAACCACAGAGACACAGGGGCACAGAGGTGAAGTTGGATTTGGCCGGGGTCGGGGGAAGGGTCGTCCGTAAATCTCTTTGAACACGAAGGCTCGAAGTCTCGAAGACGGATGGTGTCACGTGAGGTGAAGGCCTTCAGGCCTGAACCAGAAAATGGGTGAAGTCCGAAGGACGAACCAACTACGTGGTGTCAGGAAGGGACCGCTGCCGCCAGCGGAAGGCCACCGCGAGGTGGCCTGACTCTGGCGGTTGAGAAAAAGCGCCTCTTTGGCTCCACCTTTCTGGCGCAAGCAGAAAGGTGGAAAACAAGGGCTCCCGGGAGACATCGTAGAGAGGCCGAAGATCCAGATGGACAACGAATTCCACGAGAGCATCTCAACCGAGAGCGCAGATCCTGGCAAGGTGGCGGGCCCGGCGCCACGGATTGCCGCGGCTACGCTAGGCTGCAAGCTGAACCACTACGAGACCGAAGCCGTGGTGGGCCAGTTCCAGCGCCTGGGCTGGACGCGCGTGGCGCCCGCCGACGAGGCCGACCTGCTGCTGGTGGACACCTGCACCGTGACCGACCGGGCCGACTCCAAGGCCCGCGCGCTGATCCGCCGGATGATCCACCGCAACCCGGAGGCCGTGGTGGTGGTGATGGGCTGCTACAGCCAGGCCGCGGCGGCCGAGGTGGCGCGCATCCCGGGCGTGGACTACGTGGTGGGCACGCGGGAGAAGCGCGACCTGCCCGCGCTGGTGAACGGGCTGGAGAAACAACCCGAGCCGCTGATCCGCGTGGCGCGCCCCGGCGGCGCCCAGGATCGCGAGCTGCTCACCTTGAGCGGCTTCGAGCATCAGACCCGCGCCTGGCTGAAGATTCAGGACGGCTGCGACGTGTTCTGCAGCTTCTGCATCATTCCCTTCACCCGCGGGCGCAGTCGCAGCATGCGGCCGGAGGACGTGCTGGAACAGGCCCGCCGGCTGCTGGAGGCAGGGTTCCGCGAGCTCGTGCTCACCGGCGTGCACATCGGCGATTTCGGCCGGGACCTGCTACCGGCGCGCAGCCTGACCTGGCTCTGCCAGAACCTGCTGGAGCTGCCCGGCCTGCTGCGCCTGCGGCTGTCCTCCATCGAGCCCTGGGACGTGGACGACGAGCTGCTGCGCGCCATGGCCGCGGATCCGCGCTTCTGCCCCCATCTGCACACGGCCCTCCAGTCCGGCTCGGACGCCGTGCTCAAGGCC
It contains:
- the rpsA gene encoding 30S ribosomal protein S1 — translated: MSDDSRKIPDGFGDEAIFSDEFSYSTEERDELEKLYDKTFSNNEENSITRGTVVNITERDVAVDIGFKSEGWIPIDEFEDPSSVKIGDPVDVFIEKFEGVNGALQLSKKRADVERTWISLKELETEGAVIEGKVVRRIKGGLVVDLMGIDAFLPGSQIDIHPVRDFDSLIGKKMDFRIVKINDVRKNIVVSRKVLIEEDMREIRDKVLTELEVGQIREGVVKNITNFGVFVDLGGVDGLLHITDLSWGRVNHPSDVVKLDQKITVKVLNFDRERNRISIGLKQLLEHPWNDVEARFPISTRVAGKVVSLTRYGAFVELAAGVEGLIHISEMSWTQHVKHPSQILSVGQDVEVMVLEVRKDERKISLGLKQTEANPWEALAEKYVVGSVHEGLVRDLVPFGVFVELEPGIEGLVHISDLSWTRKLRHPGEMVKKDEKLQVQVLSFDRDERRIALGVKQLEENPWESFEQQFDVGSEVECEVAKVIDKGVVVTLPHGLEGFVPNSKLRPMEVDGTKVALKEGDMATFKVIEYDRDNKKVILATPRVQSEEAKSVAEYTKKPVRGGGGGAIADAFREAGFGSDPE
- a CDS encoding lysophospholipid acyltransferase family protein, with the protein product MRASYRFVAWVLRQVFRLGYRLEVSGLERIPRQGSLILASNHQSNLDPPLIGCFFPREISFVAKKQLFENPWLARLMRHFNALPLDRSGVDLRALREIRARLGQGHDLLVFPEGTRSRDGRLGQPRAGLGLIISAAEVDVLPVLILGSRSSPGLPGFRPVIRLEFGAPIPRAALPLAGDPGELEGRGRSSRAEALTRVVFQRIEAMYASANPPDKPNP
- the mtaB gene encoding tRNA (N(6)-L-threonylcarbamoyladenosine(37)-C(2))-methylthiotransferase MtaB, with translation MDNEFHESISTESADPGKVAGPAPRIAAATLGCKLNHYETEAVVGQFQRLGWTRVAPADEADLLLVDTCTVTDRADSKARALIRRMIHRNPEAVVVVMGCYSQAAAAEVARIPGVDYVVGTREKRDLPALVNGLEKQPEPLIRVARPGGAQDRELLTLSGFEHQTRAWLKIQDGCDVFCSFCIIPFTRGRSRSMRPEDVLEQARRLLEAGFRELVLTGVHIGDFGRDLLPARSLTWLCQNLLELPGLLRLRLSSIEPWDVDDELLRAMAADPRFCPHLHTALQSGSDAVLKAMQRRIDRRGLEELFERIQRHLPGAGLGTDLITGFPGETEADFAQTHELVARLPLSYLHVFPYSVRAGTRAAGLPDPVPRELRKERSRRLLDLGQRLQAAAHARALGRVAEVLPEQREQDGALFGYTADYLRVEIPLPVADGAESGAGDWVNRLLPVELLEDRGEWLRGRALASPSDLASLA
- a CDS encoding pseudouridine synthase, whose product is MRLNRFLAEGGLCSRRKADELIRSGQVKLNGEAVQELGVQVDPETDLVQVSGRAIHPPSRRVVLLLNKPKGVLCTVTDTHGRRTVMDLVELDLRVVPVGRLDADSTGALLLTNDGELMNSLLHPSSHVPKEYIVLTDRELTPEEIVKLAGGIRMDGSRTKPCEIERIGRTGSRPRYRMVLTEGRNRQIRRMLDSIGAHVERLHRRSLAGLSVEDLEPGQWRVLLGKEVDRLRKAVRLAAEANAGDAPRPAAKPAPTRTRKPGAGPRRA
- a CDS encoding pyridoxal phosphate-dependent aminotransferase, with protein sequence MALPLTRESVLEQIAGLGYQPDRLAIRELKRLVELLEPLAGEPFIRMEFGVPNLPVPQVAVEAEVQAIRERDAQRIYPPFDGIPELKAECRRFVKNFMGLDVPLEVCMPTCGAMQGGFVSQYLGVRMHEGRDTVLFLNPGFPVNKMQARFFGLKSDSIDFYDHRGDVLVKAVDERLARGDVGAVIWSSPNNPAWISLTQDELDGLAECGNRHDVLMIEDQAYFGMDLRTDVFQPGVPPYQPSVARRGKTWVLLLSGSKLFSFAGARVGLMVLSPELATRSFPNLLPYFGTERFLHAFIHGGIYCSTAGVSHSGQYALAALLKMANDGDRGFLENIREYCARAAWLKACFLRHGFQLVYDNDLGQPIADGFYFTVSRPGLTGPELQLELLRHGVSLITLGITGSCRTEGLRACVSFTDASRFPDMERRLAALAAEQEAR
- the cmk gene encoding (d)CMP kinase, with the translated sequence MPERYQIAIDGPAASGKSTTARRVAGELGIQYLDTGAMYRALTLDVLRRGRSPKDEAGVLACLAQLELDWRAGTVWLAGQDVGEAIRDNQVSVSMGPVCALPEVRAWMVDLQRRLGSRESTVLDGRDIGTVVFPAARFKFFLVADLTERARRRQRELAGRGLTVPLEELTAELERRDASDAARSTGPLRRAPDAELLDTTLLSLEEQTGRILERVRRELGRS